One Elusimicrobiota bacterium DNA segment encodes these proteins:
- a CDS encoding SGNH/GDSL hydrolase family protein, with protein MNKTRELALFAASLVLSLGLIEIAGSRCHWEPEDSWELNARNAKMRLRTEEFDMWFRTNAQGLREPGYVDPAHPGKIRVAAVGDSTTFGWGVERERVWPSAAQDLLGKKYGLSNVEIVNLGKPGASPEDYLRHVWHAGSLNPDIVLLGFLPGNDCPISGRVQARDARQTQELARRTIAKAYWREKEHHFLHRFFLARFVSRRLLQPMSERLRRASKEPASFLSEEANPLRSEAMARAIKESDDPQDALRRYEALKRSGWIEKGLHWTVNPWRLMEAIFAPYGFLDAHFLRPETRRAMQGEWELCREILLETKKAAARNGAELMILVIPQYMQADPRGIASFERLGLAMDRKLLSSRVVTDLVLDFCRENGLFCIDPLSRFREEAKITKEPLYFLLDAHMTAAGNRLLAQTVAQALAARMLASRGGGHEHKP; from the coding sequence ATGAATAAAACTAGGGAGTTGGCTCTGTTCGCCGCAAGCCTGGTTTTGTCTTTGGGCCTTATTGAAATTGCAGGCTCCAGGTGTCATTGGGAGCCGGAGGACTCCTGGGAGCTCAACGCCAGGAACGCCAAGATGAGGCTGCGGACCGAGGAATTTGATATGTGGTTTAGGACCAATGCCCAGGGCTTGCGCGAGCCGGGCTACGTGGATCCCGCCCATCCCGGGAAGATCCGCGTCGCGGCCGTGGGGGATTCGACCACCTTCGGCTGGGGAGTCGAGAGGGAGCGGGTCTGGCCGAGCGCGGCGCAGGACCTTCTAGGAAAAAAATACGGCTTGTCCAATGTCGAGATCGTGAACTTGGGCAAGCCGGGGGCTTCTCCGGAAGACTATCTGCGGCATGTGTGGCACGCGGGCAGCCTCAACCCCGACATCGTGCTCCTGGGATTCCTGCCGGGAAACGACTGCCCGATTTCAGGCCGAGTCCAGGCGCGCGACGCCCGGCAAACCCAGGAGCTGGCGCGGCGCACCATAGCCAAGGCTTACTGGCGCGAAAAGGAGCACCACTTCCTGCACCGGTTTTTCCTGGCCCGGTTCGTCAGCCGCCGACTCCTGCAGCCGATGAGCGAGAGGCTCCGGCGGGCAAGCAAGGAGCCGGCCTCTTTCTTGTCCGAGGAGGCCAATCCTCTGCGTTCCGAGGCCATGGCCCGAGCCATAAAGGAATCGGACGACCCCCAAGACGCCTTGAGAAGATACGAGGCTCTCAAGCGGAGCGGCTGGATCGAGAAGGGGCTTCACTGGACCGTCAACCCCTGGAGATTGATGGAGGCCATTTTTGCCCCCTACGGTTTTTTGGACGCCCATTTCTTGAGGCCCGAGACCCGCCGGGCCATGCAAGGCGAATGGGAGCTTTGCCGGGAAATCCTTCTTGAGACCAAGAAAGCCGCCGCCCGCAATGGGGCGGAGCTCATGATCCTGGTCATCCCCCAATACATGCAGGCGGATCCAAGGGGAATTGCCTCCTTCGAGCGGCTGGGCCTGGCCATGGATCGGAAACTGCTGAGCTCCCGGGTCGTCACGGATCTCGTCCTGGATTTTTGCAGGGAAAACGGCTTATTCTGCATCGATCCTTTGAGCCGTTTTAGAGAGGAGGCGAAAATAACCAAGGAACCGCTGTACTTCTTGCTGGACGCTCATATGACCGCCGCGGGAAACCGCCTCTTGGCGCAAACCGTCGCGCAAGCCTTGGCCGCAAGAATGCTTGCGTCCCGCGGAGGAGGCCATGAGCATAAACCCTGA
- a CDS encoding GDP-mannose 4,6-dehydratase, with protein MKRIAVLGANSFSGQDFVDLLLDEPGREVLGISRSPERPDFFLRYKGRADLSCYRYRRLDMNRDMPALLEALDSFRPEAIVNFAAQSEVGPSWEHPEHWFATNTVSLARLVNHLRRQAYLKRYVHISSPEVYGTCRGRVTEDAPLNPSTPYAASKAAADLLLKVYAREFSFPLLSVRATNVYGARQQLFKIIPRSVLFVKSGRKIQLHGGGAAVKSYIHIRDVSRGELAVLERGRTGQLYHLSPDSGVAVRDVVRKICERLGRSFEESTQIAPERPGQDAAYVIDSSLARRELGWAPEIGLGEGVSEVVRWVESHWSLLQGEPWDYRHKE; from the coding sequence ATGAAGCGTATAGCGGTGCTGGGGGCCAATTCCTTCTCGGGACAGGACTTCGTGGATCTCCTCCTCGATGAGCCGGGCCGCGAGGTCCTGGGAATCAGCCGCTCTCCGGAGCGGCCGGATTTCTTTCTGCGCTACAAGGGGCGGGCGGATTTGTCTTGCTACCGCTACCGCCGGCTCGACATGAATCGCGACATGCCGGCCCTTTTAGAGGCGCTTGACTCCTTCCGGCCCGAGGCCATCGTCAATTTCGCGGCCCAGAGCGAGGTAGGCCCGAGCTGGGAGCACCCGGAGCATTGGTTTGCCACCAACACCGTGAGCCTGGCCAGGCTCGTCAACCATCTGCGCCGCCAGGCGTACCTCAAGCGCTACGTCCACATCTCCTCGCCGGAGGTGTACGGCACCTGCCGGGGCCGGGTGACGGAGGATGCCCCTCTTAATCCCAGCACCCCCTACGCGGCCTCCAAGGCCGCGGCCGACCTCCTCCTCAAGGTCTACGCCCGGGAGTTCTCCTTTCCGCTGCTCTCGGTGCGGGCGACCAACGTCTACGGGGCACGCCAGCAATTGTTCAAGATCATCCCGCGTTCCGTGCTCTTCGTAAAGTCCGGGCGCAAAATCCAGCTTCACGGGGGGGGAGCTGCGGTCAAGTCCTACATCCACATCCGGGACGTTTCCCGCGGGGAGTTGGCCGTTTTGGAGAGAGGCCGGACGGGCCAACTCTATCATCTCTCCCCGGATTCAGGGGTGGCCGTGCGAGACGTGGTTCGCAAGATCTGCGAGCGCCTGGGTCGCTCCTTCGAGGAGTCCACGCAGATTGCCCCGGAGCGGCCGGGGCAGGACGCGGCCTACGTCATAGACTCATCCTTGGCCCGCCGGGAGCTCGGCTGGGCTCCCGAGATCGGCTTGGGCGAGGGAGTATCCGAGGTCGTGCGGTGGGTGGAGAGCCATTGGAGTCTGCTCCAAGGCGAGCCCTGGGATTACCGGCATAAGGAATGA
- a CDS encoding FkbM family methyltransferase encodes MSINPEPLLGSLLEALPEIHRHHAKDSRIYGLLEKWARREARRLFSRPQGEAVALPPLGSLILPYCRMGAIDSVDIMGLDEWVLFSFYWVNRGRYKRALDLGANIGLHSIIMDKCGYAVSAYEPDPAHFELLRRNLGLNSCGRVKPIQAAVSAREGTGEFIRVLGNTTSSHIAGSKEKPYGELERFAVRLEAFLPLMLSHDLVKMDVEGHEKELILSTQEEHWANTDVLMEVQSPANAGAVFGHLSRLRVNMFSQKTNWRPVKRRDDMPDSYKEGSLYVSRKDRMPWD; translated from the coding sequence ATGAGCATAAACCCTGAGCCCCTGCTGGGGAGTCTTCTGGAGGCCTTGCCCGAGATTCACCGGCATCACGCCAAGGACAGCCGAATTTACGGCCTTTTGGAGAAATGGGCTCGCCGGGAGGCGCGCAGGCTGTTCTCCCGGCCCCAAGGGGAGGCCGTGGCTTTGCCTCCCCTTGGCAGCCTGATCCTCCCCTATTGCCGCATGGGAGCCATTGACTCGGTCGACATCATGGGGCTGGACGAATGGGTTCTCTTCAGCTTCTACTGGGTCAATCGCGGCCGGTATAAAAGGGCGCTCGATCTCGGGGCCAATATCGGCCTGCATTCCATCATTATGGACAAATGCGGCTACGCGGTTTCGGCTTACGAGCCGGACCCGGCGCATTTCGAGTTGTTGCGCCGCAATCTCGGGCTTAACTCCTGCGGCCGCGTCAAGCCCATCCAAGCGGCCGTTTCCGCGAGGGAGGGAACGGGAGAATTCATTCGAGTCCTTGGAAACACGACGAGCAGCCATATCGCGGGCTCCAAAGAGAAGCCTTACGGAGAGCTTGAGCGCTTTGCCGTGCGCCTGGAGGCTTTTCTTCCTCTGATGCTGTCGCATGATCTCGTCAAAATGGACGTGGAGGGGCATGAGAAAGAGCTGATTCTGTCGACCCAGGAGGAGCATTGGGCCAATACGGACGTCCTCATGGAGGTTCAAAGCCCCGCCAACGCGGGCGCCGTTTTCGGGCATTTGAGCCGGCTGCGCGTCAATATGTTCTCTCAAAAGACCAATTGGCGGCCCGTTAAGCGCCGGGACGACATGCCGGATTCATATAAAGAGGGGTCCCTCTACGTTTCGAGGAAGGATCGAATGCCGTGGGATTAA
- a CDS encoding glycosyltransferase family 2 protein yields MNMPLTLSVLMSNFNHSRYLPEALRAVLEQSFQPLEIIIIDDASKDDSARIIREFAARNPLIRFIQNPRNQGTTVNGNRLLEMARGDYIYGPACDDRIAPGLFERAMASAARHPQAGIVFGKYQAMDPNGKIIEGGELGVRLWQQEIFADPQTFLKECLDVELATHSLACAAVFKREALLEVGGFRPELGSWSDTFAMRAIALKHGACYIPQVLMHWRLLPGSLAHSARRDPRHLLDIGARAAWLMRSPEFKERFPEGHVARWERDYRAMVIRDYRDSLGLFPRPRRKRIRAAISRWGRAGERLGKLFDDFLAGWYRFKFRGMERELSAYGGDISCYSGARHREE; encoded by the coding sequence TTGAACATGCCTTTGACTCTCTCGGTGCTCATGTCCAATTTCAACCATTCCCGCTACTTGCCGGAGGCCTTGCGGGCGGTGCTGGAGCAATCCTTCCAGCCTCTTGAAATCATCATCATCGACGACGCCTCCAAGGACGACAGCGCGCGGATCATACGGGAATTCGCCGCGAGAAATCCGCTGATCCGATTCATCCAGAACCCGCGCAATCAAGGGACCACCGTCAACGGCAACAGGCTTTTGGAGATGGCTCGGGGGGACTACATATACGGCCCGGCCTGCGACGACCGGATCGCCCCCGGCCTTTTCGAGAGGGCGATGGCGTCCGCGGCGAGGCATCCGCAGGCCGGGATCGTGTTCGGGAAATATCAGGCCATGGATCCTAACGGCAAGATCATCGAAGGGGGCGAACTGGGGGTGCGCCTCTGGCAGCAGGAAATTTTCGCTGATCCCCAGACATTCTTAAAGGAATGCCTGGACGTAGAGCTCGCCACCCATTCACTCGCCTGCGCCGCGGTGTTCAAGCGCGAGGCCCTGCTCGAGGTCGGGGGATTTAGACCGGAGCTCGGCTCTTGGTCGGACACCTTCGCGATGAGGGCCATCGCCTTGAAGCACGGAGCTTGCTATATCCCCCAGGTGCTCATGCATTGGAGGCTCCTCCCTGGAAGCCTCGCTCATTCGGCGCGCCGCGATCCCAGGCATTTGCTCGACATCGGGGCCCGGGCCGCCTGGCTCATGCGCTCCCCGGAGTTCAAGGAGCGCTTTCCCGAGGGCCACGTCGCCCGCTGGGAGAGGGATTACCGCGCCATGGTGATCCGGGACTATCGGGACTCCCTCGGGCTGTTCCCCCGTCCGAGGCGCAAAAGAATCCGGGCCGCGATATCGCGCTGGGGCCGCGCCGGGGAGCGGCTGGGGAAATTGTTCGACGATTTTTTGGCCGGATGGTACCGCTTCAAGTTCCGCGGGATGGAGAGAGAGCTGTCCGCCTATGGCGGAGATATTTCCTGCTACAGCGGTGCCAGGCACCGAGAGGAGTGA
- a CDS encoding glycosyltransferase: MSADLRGKKIVFVMAHGELGGAERQALLLGRRLASDYGAQVEFWSPPILQEGLAVRSAREQGIPWRFVNLGLTRQPYLQTFSYLSAAVKLAWRIRWAKTDIIFAYLLESNVACGLAWRWSGARLFIWNQRNGAHQGQRPRLEPVALRWTPRFISNSSHAAEFLSKGLGVAPEKVSVVRNGIELAPPREGRAQWRERLGAGKECFVACMIANFYGGKDHATLLRAWRVVVDELGKEGRQAVLALAGAFSKTHLAAKALAFDLGLRGHAKFLGQVTDVPGLLAASDLAVLTNKYEDWEGVPNGILEAMAAGLAVAGSDAWGIREAVGPENFKYLAPIGDARALADRILELVRDPELRATLGQANRRRVEGEFSVAQLCEKVAAIIADAI; encoded by the coding sequence ATGAGCGCAGACTTGCGCGGCAAGAAGATAGTGTTCGTCATGGCCCACGGGGAGCTCGGGGGGGCGGAGAGGCAGGCTTTGCTCCTGGGCCGGCGCCTGGCCTCGGATTACGGGGCGCAAGTCGAGTTCTGGTCCCCTCCGATTCTGCAGGAGGGGCTTGCCGTTCGCTCGGCCCGGGAGCAGGGCATCCCCTGGCGCTTCGTGAATTTAGGGCTCACCCGCCAGCCGTACCTGCAGACCTTTTCCTATCTGTCGGCCGCCGTGAAGCTGGCTTGGCGAATCCGGTGGGCCAAGACGGACATCATCTTCGCCTATCTCCTCGAAAGCAACGTGGCTTGCGGCCTGGCCTGGCGCTGGAGCGGGGCGCGGCTTTTCATTTGGAACCAACGCAACGGGGCCCACCAGGGGCAAAGGCCGCGGCTCGAGCCCGTGGCCCTGCGCTGGACCCCGCGCTTCATCTCCAATTCCAGCCACGCCGCCGAGTTCTTATCGAAGGGCCTGGGAGTGGCCCCGGAGAAGGTCAGCGTCGTACGCAACGGCATCGAGCTCGCGCCGCCCCGGGAGGGCCGCGCCCAATGGCGCGAGCGCTTGGGGGCGGGAAAGGAGTGCTTCGTCGCCTGCATGATCGCCAACTTTTACGGCGGCAAGGACCACGCGACGCTCCTGAGAGCTTGGCGAGTCGTGGTTGACGAGCTGGGCAAGGAGGGCCGGCAGGCCGTGCTGGCCCTGGCCGGGGCCTTTTCGAAAACCCATCTGGCCGCCAAGGCCTTGGCTTTCGACTTGGGCCTGCGGGGTCATGCCAAGTTCCTGGGCCAGGTCACGGACGTGCCCGGCCTTCTCGCGGCCTCGGACCTGGCGGTGCTCACCAACAAGTACGAGGATTGGGAGGGCGTGCCCAACGGCATTCTGGAGGCCATGGCCGCAGGGCTGGCGGTCGCGGGAAGCGACGCCTGGGGCATCCGCGAGGCGGTGGGGCCGGAGAATTTCAAATATCTGGCTCCCATAGGCGACGCTCGTGCCCTGGCCGATAGGATCCTCGAATTGGTCCGAGATCCGGAGCTGCGCGCCACGCTCGGCCAGGCCAACCGCCGGCGCGTCGAGGGAGAGTTCTCGGTGGCCCAGCTCTGCGAGAAGGTCGCGGCCATCATCGCCGATGCAATTTGA
- the asnB gene encoding asparagine synthase (glutamine-hydrolyzing), with translation MCGIAGIINFDGRPVGEGVLLPMVKRLAHRGPDGQGLERRGPVGLGHRRLSIIDLETGRQPMFNEDGQVGVTFNGEIYNFKELRAELEVRGHVFRTQSDTEVIVHGWEQWGEACVERFRGMFAFALADWRRKTVFLARDHFGIKPLYYTINKGRLAFASELQALRLLEDFPRELDLEALDQYLSVGYIPAPRTIYRGVAKLPPAHRLTVGFDGSSLGPREYWSLEFKPRSGLSLDEWAEGLEAAARDSVKAHLVSDVPFGAFLSGGLDSSFVVGLMARELAAPVHTFSIGFEESECDELAYAQEASRRWKTEHHVEVVKPDSLSVLPRLIEHYGEPFADSSAIPTFYVSRLARQFVPMVLSGDGGDEALGGYPSYKSWMRWVYPDKPRRPLWKRLLRPMAEKMLSSVYAPDAEERPATLESWRQRVSCLPAHVRRNLWRPEHRWAAGGPGDAFEAAFERSRGYPPISRARYLDYRTYLPNDILAKVDVASMIHGLEVRTPLIDLRVVEFAAAIPPEFVMTRNADGAWEGKLPLKRALARHFPDSFINRPKQGFTAPVARWFLPGGALRAELEARLAAGRSGIYEYLEPKTVSAVISSHGAPHDLSPMLWALFFLDAWLDSDRKRVP, from the coding sequence ATGTGCGGGATAGCCGGCATCATCAACTTTGACGGCAGGCCCGTGGGCGAGGGGGTTCTCCTGCCCATGGTCAAGCGCCTGGCCCACCGCGGCCCGGACGGGCAGGGCCTGGAGAGGCGTGGACCGGTGGGGCTCGGGCACAGGCGCCTTTCCATCATCGACCTCGAGACGGGCAGGCAGCCCATGTTCAACGAGGACGGCCAGGTGGGCGTGACGTTCAACGGAGAGATATACAACTTCAAGGAGCTCCGAGCGGAGCTCGAGGTCCGAGGTCACGTTTTCAGGACCCAGTCCGACACCGAGGTTATCGTGCACGGCTGGGAGCAATGGGGGGAGGCCTGCGTCGAGCGTTTTAGGGGCATGTTCGCCTTTGCCCTGGCGGATTGGCGGCGCAAGACGGTTTTCCTCGCCCGCGACCATTTCGGCATCAAGCCCCTCTATTACACAATCAACAAAGGCCGCCTGGCCTTCGCCTCGGAACTGCAGGCCCTGAGGCTGCTCGAGGATTTTCCAAGGGAGCTCGACCTCGAGGCCTTGGATCAGTATTTGTCGGTGGGCTACATTCCGGCCCCGCGGACCATTTACCGGGGGGTGGCCAAGCTTCCCCCGGCGCATCGCTTGACCGTCGGCTTCGACGGCTCGAGCTTGGGGCCGAGGGAGTACTGGTCCTTGGAGTTCAAGCCCCGCTCCGGTCTTTCCTTGGATGAATGGGCCGAGGGCCTGGAGGCCGCGGCGCGCGATTCGGTGAAGGCTCACCTGGTCTCGGACGTGCCTTTCGGGGCCTTCCTATCGGGGGGCCTCGACTCCTCTTTCGTGGTAGGGCTCATGGCCCGGGAGCTTGCGGCACCGGTGCACACCTTCTCCATTGGTTTTGAGGAGTCGGAGTGCGACGAGCTCGCCTACGCGCAAGAGGCCTCCCGGCGCTGGAAGACCGAGCACCACGTGGAAGTGGTCAAGCCCGACTCCTTGAGCGTCCTGCCCAGGCTCATCGAGCATTACGGGGAGCCTTTCGCCGACAGCTCGGCCATTCCGACCTTTTACGTCTCGCGCCTGGCCCGGCAATTTGTCCCCATGGTGCTTTCCGGGGACGGCGGCGACGAGGCCTTGGGAGGGTATCCCAGCTACAAGTCTTGGATGAGATGGGTTTACCCCGACAAGCCCCGCCGACCCCTTTGGAAAAGGCTTTTGCGGCCCATGGCCGAGAAAATGCTCTCCTCGGTTTACGCTCCCGACGCCGAGGAGAGGCCGGCCACCTTGGAGAGTTGGCGGCAGAGGGTATCATGCCTGCCCGCCCATGTCCGGCGCAACCTGTGGAGGCCCGAACATCGTTGGGCGGCGGGCGGCCCGGGGGACGCCTTCGAGGCTGCCTTTGAGCGCTCGCGCGGCTATCCCCCGATCAGCCGGGCCCGCTACCTCGACTACCGGACCTATCTTCCCAACGACATCTTGGCCAAGGTGGACGTCGCGAGCATGATCCACGGATTGGAAGTGCGCACCCCCCTGATTGATTTGCGGGTTGTTGAGTTCGCCGCGGCCATCCCCCCCGAGTTCGTCATGACCCGGAACGCCGATGGCGCGTGGGAGGGCAAGCTCCCGCTCAAGAGGGCGCTGGCGCGGCACTTCCCGGACTCCTTCATCAATCGCCCCAAACAAGGCTTCACGGCCCCGGTGGCGCGCTGGTTTCTGCCCGGCGGGGCTCTGCGCGCGGAGCTCGAGGCGCGGCTCGCGGCTGGGCGCTCGGGGATTTACGAGTACCTCGAGCCCAAGACCGTCTCGGCCGTGATCTCAAGCCACGGGGCTCCCCACGATTTGAGCCCCATGCTCTGGGCCCTATTTTTCCTGGACGCGTGGCTTGACAGCGATCGCAAGAGGGTGCCATGA
- a CDS encoding class I SAM-dependent methyltransferase yields the protein MALIDFIGKIHTATKRNYLERATSCDKAECAEVALRYGYEYWDGDRRYGYGGFRYDGRWRAVAAQMARHYGLKRGDRILDVGCGKAFLLYELTQAAPGVEVAGLDVSPYAIEHAKEEVKPFLRQGDAAQLPYEDASFDLVLSINTLHNLYNYALCKALKEIERVGKDKKYIVVETYENERQKANLLYWQLTCRAFHTPREWEWIFKQCGYSGDHSFVTFD from the coding sequence ATGGCTCTCATCGATTTCATCGGCAAGATTCATACGGCGACCAAGCGCAATTACCTGGAGCGCGCCACGTCCTGCGACAAGGCCGAGTGCGCCGAGGTGGCCCTGCGCTACGGTTACGAGTATTGGGACGGGGACCGGCGCTACGGTTACGGGGGATTCCGCTACGATGGGCGATGGAGGGCGGTTGCAGCGCAGATGGCCCGGCATTACGGGCTCAAGCGCGGGGACAGGATCCTGGACGTCGGCTGCGGCAAGGCCTTCCTCCTCTACGAATTAACTCAGGCCGCGCCGGGGGTGGAGGTGGCCGGCCTCGACGTTTCCCCGTATGCCATCGAACACGCCAAGGAGGAGGTCAAGCCCTTCCTGCGCCAGGGCGACGCGGCCCAACTACCCTACGAGGACGCATCCTTCGACCTCGTTCTGTCCATCAATACGCTGCATAACCTGTATAATTACGCGCTCTGCAAGGCCCTCAAGGAGATCGAAAGAGTCGGCAAGGACAAGAAATACATCGTGGTGGAAACCTACGAGAATGAAAGGCAGAAGGCCAACCTGCTTTATTGGCAGTTGACTTGCAGGGCCTTTCACACTCCCCGCGAATGGGAGTGGATTTTCAAGCAATGCGGATACAGCGGGGATCATTCGTTCGTCACCTTTGATTAA
- a CDS encoding cupin fold metalloprotein, WbuC family: MSKAIYFNREFAAVTPEELSRLKQEAGREALKRARFCLHKSHDDKVQVMIIAVARGSYVGPHRQKGKSKFYQVIEGELLWAIFDEDGRLLSKTELGDPASGKPCVCRFLSDYWHVIEPLSDSAVYTEVLEGPYVKEGTEFASWGPDSSSPAEIARFLASLRA, translated from the coding sequence ATGTCGAAAGCGATCTACTTCAACCGCGAATTCGCGGCCGTGACCCCGGAGGAATTGTCCCGGCTCAAGCAGGAGGCCGGCCGGGAGGCTCTCAAGCGGGCCCGTTTTTGCCTGCATAAAAGCCACGACGACAAGGTCCAAGTGATGATCATCGCCGTGGCTCGGGGCTCCTACGTGGGCCCCCACCGGCAGAAGGGGAAAAGCAAATTCTACCAAGTGATCGAAGGAGAGCTCTTGTGGGCGATTTTTGACGAGGACGGAAGGCTGCTCTCGAAAACCGAGCTGGGGGACCCCGCCAGCGGCAAGCCCTGCGTCTGCCGGTTCTTAAGCGACTATTGGCACGTCATAGAGCCCCTTTCCGATTCAGCCGTCTACACCGAGGTGCTCGAGGGGCCCTACGTCAAGGAGGGAACGGAGTTCGCCTCCTGGGGGCCGGACTCATCGAGCCCTGCCGAGATCGCTCGGTTCCTGGCGAGCCTAAGAGCTTGA
- a CDS encoding DegT/DnrJ/EryC1/StrS family aminotransferase — protein MPRKTIRFMDLRIQDPRARKRLLEAVSRVFRHGVFLLGPEVAELEKRVAARCGRKFAVGVSSGTDALLFTLKTFGVGPGDEVIIPALSWIATANAVAMAGARPVFADIGDDLNISPSSAERLITPRTKVLMPVHYTGKICAMEDLSRIARARGLALIEDASQAFGARRGGRPAGSFGDAACFSLNPMKVFAACGEAGIVLTDRADIAERLGVLRYNGMVNRETCLEPSLNGRLDTLQAALLLARLGDVDAIIAKRRKIAAWYDERLKGKVGTPRQSSKEQDCYYTYTIRTPERDRLKAFLEARGVEARVRDPYLMPEQPAYRRGAKGEFPNAKRLAGRLLCLPAHEKLSRSDVSRVCGLIDRFFEGAD, from the coding sequence ATGCCGCGCAAGACCATCCGCTTCATGGATTTAAGGATTCAGGACCCTCGCGCCCGCAAACGGCTCCTGGAGGCCGTTTCCCGGGTGTTCCGGCACGGCGTTTTCCTGCTGGGACCGGAGGTCGCGGAGCTGGAAAAGCGCGTGGCGGCCCGCTGCGGCCGCAAATTCGCGGTCGGGGTCTCATCCGGAACCGACGCCCTGCTCTTCACCCTCAAGACCTTCGGGGTCGGCCCCGGCGACGAGGTGATCATTCCCGCCCTTTCCTGGATCGCCACGGCCAACGCGGTGGCCATGGCCGGAGCCCGCCCCGTTTTCGCGGACATCGGGGATGATCTCAACATCTCACCCTCCAGCGCGGAGCGGTTGATCACCCCCAGGACCAAGGTCCTCATGCCGGTTCATTACACGGGGAAGATCTGCGCCATGGAGGATCTCTCTCGCATCGCCAGGGCCAGGGGGCTCGCGCTCATAGAGGACGCCTCACAGGCCTTCGGGGCCCGCCGAGGGGGCCGCCCCGCAGGGTCTTTCGGGGACGCGGCTTGCTTTAGCTTAAATCCCATGAAGGTCTTCGCGGCCTGCGGGGAGGCCGGAATAGTGCTCACGGACCGCGCCGATATAGCTGAGCGCCTGGGGGTCCTGCGCTACAACGGCATGGTCAACCGCGAGACTTGCCTGGAGCCCAGCCTCAACGGACGCCTGGATACTTTGCAGGCGGCGCTCCTCCTGGCCCGTCTCGGGGACGTGGACGCGATCATCGCCAAGCGCAGGAAAATCGCGGCCTGGTATGATGAGAGACTGAAAGGCAAGGTAGGCACTCCCAGGCAGTCTTCCAAAGAGCAAGACTGCTATTATACCTACACCATCCGGACGCCGGAGCGCGACAGGCTCAAGGCCTTCCTGGAGGCGCGCGGGGTCGAGGCCAGGGTCCGCGATCCCTACTTGATGCCAGAGCAGCCGGCCTATCGGAGAGGAGCCAAAGGCGAATTTCCAAACGCCAAGCGCCTGGCGGGCCGGCTTCTCTGCCTTCCCGCCCATGAAAAATTGAGCCGATCGGATGTGTCGCGAGTCTGCGGCTTGATAGACCGTTTTTTCGAGGGAGCGGACTAA